A single region of the bacterium genome encodes:
- a CDS encoding ATP-dependent DNA helicase — protein MPEPVRHFSVQALCELAEGGRNDGGGWIPGRARQGQRLHMQHQTRAMAEGARVELPLSWRGRLLDQEVELQGRADLVDAEGVVEEVKTVLASAERMRRFRAEDFPGHALQALFYAWMLKPAATVQARLRLVNLGDGSERVLELERPAAQLLAVLETQVALALAREEAQDGASQQRRARSRRLDFPFPAPRPGQRALMQDVENALVRSRLLLLNAPTGLGKSVSVLLPALRTAMAAGRRVFFCTAKNTGREAALQVARALNRGQTCVTAVAMSSREGMCPAEVYFCHEEHCPLLKGMAPRLEEALRELAEVPLVDREELVAAGLRHRVCPHEIALALTETRDLVVGDYNYVFDPQVRIRRLFVEGDPQDFVLVIDEAHNLAPRGRSWFSGELSRDAVAALSRHLQVELAGGDLFQGGPLQRPLRGLAKAAQRLEDFFGRVEEMVDGDFEFAYDDGVRALSARFDHEELEAVLALYERHLVDLLLTRVLMGLVVEKDPAVEFYRGLDRFVTLAREEKDSRRSLVLVRPCPEGPPGLVLEIRCSWAGDWIQEQVARFPAAVLFSATLRPWDWHLGELGLRGESRLETMAAPSPFPPGHRNLVIFEGMSSRWRDRRRGLPLLGRLVADCFRRVGGNTAVFLPSFAYLRSLRQQLPPGLPLLVHDGELEQTARLALLRKLERRSPHLLLTVMGGIFAEAVDYPGRMLEAALVISPGLPQLSHERELARLWYESRGESGFDQAYRLPGLCRVLQAAGRVIRRPDDRGSIVLFCDRFSQADNLAVIEEFYDARPLQLELPGELLDNLEGFHGTGATG, from the coding sequence ATGCCTGAGCCCGTGCGCCACTTCTCCGTCCAGGCCCTTTGCGAACTGGCCGAGGGCGGCCGCAACGACGGCGGTGGCTGGATTCCCGGCCGCGCCCGCCAGGGGCAGCGCCTGCACATGCAGCACCAGACGCGCGCCATGGCCGAGGGCGCCCGCGTCGAGCTTCCCCTCTCCTGGCGGGGCCGTTTGCTGGACCAGGAGGTCGAGCTCCAGGGCCGCGCCGACCTGGTGGACGCCGAGGGCGTGGTGGAGGAGGTGAAGACCGTGCTCGCCTCGGCCGAACGCATGAGGCGCTTCCGGGCCGAGGACTTCCCCGGCCACGCCCTGCAGGCCCTCTTCTACGCCTGGATGCTGAAGCCCGCCGCCACCGTGCAGGCCCGCCTGCGGCTGGTCAACCTGGGGGACGGGTCCGAGCGCGTGCTGGAGCTGGAGCGCCCCGCCGCCCAACTGCTGGCCGTGCTGGAGACCCAGGTCGCCCTCGCCCTGGCCCGCGAGGAGGCGCAGGACGGGGCAAGCCAACAACGCCGGGCGCGCTCCCGGCGGCTGGACTTCCCCTTTCCCGCTCCCCGGCCCGGCCAGCGCGCCCTCATGCAGGACGTGGAGAACGCCCTGGTCCGGAGCCGCCTCCTGCTGCTGAACGCCCCCACGGGACTGGGCAAGTCCGTCTCCGTCCTGCTGCCGGCCTTGCGCACGGCCATGGCGGCGGGCCGCCGCGTCTTCTTCTGCACGGCGAAGAACACGGGCCGCGAGGCTGCCCTCCAGGTGGCGCGGGCGCTCAACCGGGGGCAGACCTGTGTCACGGCCGTGGCCATGTCCAGTCGCGAGGGCATGTGCCCGGCCGAGGTCTACTTCTGCCACGAGGAGCATTGTCCCCTGCTCAAGGGCATGGCGCCGCGCCTGGAGGAGGCCCTGCGCGAACTGGCGGAGGTGCCGCTGGTGGATCGGGAGGAGCTGGTGGCGGCCGGCCTGCGCCACCGTGTCTGCCCGCACGAGATCGCCCTGGCCCTGACCGAGACGCGCGACCTGGTGGTGGGCGACTACAACTATGTCTTCGACCCCCAGGTGCGCATCCGCCGTCTCTTTGTGGAGGGCGATCCCCAGGATTTCGTGCTCGTCATCGACGAGGCCCACAACCTGGCCCCCCGCGGCCGCTCCTGGTTCAGCGGCGAACTTTCCCGCGATGCCGTGGCCGCGCTGTCCCGCCACCTGCAGGTCGAGCTGGCGGGGGGCGACCTTTTCCAGGGCGGTCCCCTCCAGCGCCCGCTGAGGGGACTGGCAAAGGCCGCGCAGCGTCTGGAAGACTTCTTCGGACGGGTCGAGGAGATGGTGGATGGCGACTTCGAGTTCGCCTACGATGACGGCGTCCGGGCCTTGTCGGCCCGGTTCGACCATGAGGAGCTGGAGGCCGTGCTGGCCCTCTATGAGCGCCATCTGGTGGACCTGCTCCTCACCCGAGTGTTGATGGGCCTGGTGGTGGAGAAGGATCCGGCGGTGGAGTTCTACCGCGGGCTGGATCGCTTCGTCACCCTGGCGCGGGAGGAGAAGGATTCGCGGCGCTCCCTCGTCCTGGTCAGGCCATGCCCGGAAGGACCGCCCGGACTGGTGCTCGAGATCCGCTGCTCATGGGCCGGGGACTGGATCCAGGAGCAGGTGGCGCGCTTTCCCGCCGCCGTGCTCTTCTCCGCCACCTTGCGCCCGTGGGACTGGCACCTGGGCGAGCTGGGCCTGCGCGGCGAGAGCCGGCTGGAAACGATGGCCGCGCCCTCCCCCTTCCCTCCCGGGCATCGCAACCTGGTCATCTTCGAGGGCATGTCCAGCCGTTGGCGCGATCGCCGCCGCGGCCTGCCGCTGCTGGGCCGCCTCGTGGCGGATTGTTTCCGCCGCGTGGGCGGCAACACGGCCGTCTTCCTCCCCTCCTTCGCCTACCTGCGATCCCTGCGCCAGCAGCTTCCCCCCGGCCTGCCCCTGCTTGTCCATGACGGCGAGCTGGAGCAGACCGCCCGCCTGGCCCTGTTGCGCAAACTGGAGCGGCGGAGTCCACACCTGCTCTTGACCGTGATGGGCGGCATTTTCGCCGAGGCTGTCGATTATCCCGGCCGCATGCTGGAGGCCGCCTTGGTGATCAGCCCCGGCCTGCCCCAGCTTTCCCACGAGCGGGAGTTGGCCCGCCTCTGGTACGAATCCCGCGGGGAGTCGGGCTTCGACCAGGCCTACCGCCTGCCCGGCCTCTGCCGGGTGCTGCAGGCGGCCGGCCGGGTCATCCGCCGGCCCGACGACCGCGGCAGCATCGTCCTCTTCTGCGACCGCTTCAGCCAGGCGGACAACCTGGCCGTCATCGAGGAGTTCTACGACGCCCGCCCCTTGCAGCTGGAATTGCCCGGCGAGCTGCTGGACAACCTGGAGGGCTTCCATGGCACCGGCGCCACGGGCTGA
- a CDS encoding asparagine synthetase B, with the protein MRPTTRIATALAALALAGAPALEGKILVPMDPAQRDHLKAYGVAWWTLSQGVDVEWLLNYRGGSFMMDEFPALEERLRLTGVSWESVGGAAAAAIHATIEQENMDRILLEKAPKVAIYAPPDSQPWDDAVTMALEYAEIEFDRIWDEEVLTGKLPDYDWLHLHHEDFTGQYGKFYAQYHSAAWYIRQQAEAEALARRLGFAKVSRAKLAVALAIRDFMEQGGFMFAMCSATDSYDVALSAMDTDICDAVFDGDGIDPGWAGKIDYSQCVAFTDFQIITDPMVYEFSDIDLGPVTGRNIPEEQDWFSLFEFSAKWDPVPTMLTQNHVSWVRGFMGQTTAFRRDRLKPHVLVMGEIEGSNETRYIHGNVGKGTFTFYGGHDPEDYRHMVGDPETQLSLHRNSPGYRLILNNVLFPAAKKKKQKT; encoded by the coding sequence ATGAGACCCACCACCCGCATCGCCACCGCCCTGGCGGCCCTTGCCCTGGCGGGGGCGCCGGCCCTTGAAGGCAAGATCCTCGTCCCGATGGATCCGGCCCAGCGCGACCACCTGAAGGCCTACGGCGTGGCATGGTGGACGCTGAGCCAGGGCGTGGACGTGGAATGGCTGCTCAACTATCGCGGCGGCAGCTTCATGATGGATGAGTTCCCCGCCCTCGAGGAGCGCCTGCGCCTGACCGGCGTGAGCTGGGAGTCGGTGGGCGGCGCCGCGGCGGCGGCGATCCATGCCACCATCGAGCAGGAGAACATGGATCGCATCCTGCTCGAGAAGGCGCCCAAGGTGGCCATCTACGCCCCGCCCGACAGCCAGCCGTGGGATGACGCCGTGACCATGGCCCTCGAGTACGCTGAGATCGAGTTCGATCGCATCTGGGACGAGGAGGTGCTGACCGGCAAGCTGCCCGACTACGATTGGCTCCACCTCCACCACGAGGACTTCACCGGCCAGTACGGCAAGTTCTACGCGCAGTACCACAGCGCGGCGTGGTACATCAGGCAGCAGGCCGAGGCCGAGGCCCTGGCCCGCCGGCTCGGCTTCGCCAAGGTCTCGCGGGCGAAACTGGCCGTGGCCCTGGCCATCCGCGACTTCATGGAGCAGGGCGGCTTCATGTTCGCCATGTGCAGCGCCACCGACTCCTACGACGTCGCCCTCTCCGCCATGGACACGGACATCTGCGACGCGGTGTTCGATGGTGACGGGATCGATCCGGGCTGGGCCGGCAAGATCGACTACAGCCAGTGCGTGGCCTTCACCGACTTCCAGATCATCACCGACCCCATGGTCTACGAATTCTCCGACATCGACCTGGGACCGGTCACCGGTCGAAACATCCCCGAGGAGCAGGACTGGTTCAGCCTCTTCGAGTTCAGCGCCAAATGGGATCCAGTGCCCACCATGCTCACCCAGAACCACGTCTCCTGGGTGCGCGGCTTCATGGGCCAGACCACCGCCTTCCGCCGCGACCGTCTCAAGCCGCACGTGCTGGTGATGGGCGAGATCGAAGGCAGCAACGAGACCCGCTACATCCACGGCAACGTGGGCAAGGGCACCTTCACCTTCTATGGCGGCCACGACCCGGAGGACTACCGGCACATGGTGGGCGACCCCGAGACCCAGCTCAGCCTGCACCGCAACTCGCCCGGCTACCGTCTCATCCTCAACAACGTGCTCTTCCCCGCGGCCAAGAAGAAGAAGCAGAAAACCTGA
- a CDS encoding CheR family methyltransferase: protein MLPEHSPAAATRLHRLVRERFRLQLTDCRPPHEVGGLLRLAHSRGYPAFDDFLDLVEEDRTGKLAFEVVNRLGATVGEFQPARIHLDLLRRELLPTWEEGRRKGRVLRFWVPGCGTGGDVWLLACELDERLGPAAAECVSILGTDCSAQALTTAMEGVYDDDSLRRLPCDLRTRCFDEADSQNWCVADRLRGLVRFRRHSSAARLPIVTHGLDAVFCAGALRYLDPETRRAVVRRYAEVLRPGGWLLTGGVDLCGAVLDGHQVHPGVYRRPRCD from the coding sequence GTGCTTCCTGAACATTCTCCCGCCGCCGCCACCCGCTTGCATCGGCTGGTCCGTGAGCGCTTCCGGCTTCAACTGACGGATTGCCGACCTCCCCACGAAGTGGGCGGACTGTTGCGCCTCGCCCACAGCCGGGGCTACCCCGCCTTTGACGACTTCCTGGATCTGGTGGAAGAGGACCGGACCGGAAAGCTGGCCTTTGAGGTGGTCAACCGCCTTGGCGCCACCGTCGGCGAGTTCCAGCCCGCGCGCATCCACCTTGACCTGCTCCGGCGCGAATTGCTGCCCACCTGGGAAGAGGGGCGGAGGAAGGGGCGCGTCCTGCGCTTTTGGGTTCCGGGCTGCGGCACGGGAGGGGATGTCTGGCTGCTGGCCTGCGAATTGGATGAGCGCCTCGGCCCCGCCGCGGCGGAATGCGTCTCGATCCTGGGGACAGATTGTTCGGCGCAGGCCCTGACCACCGCCATGGAAGGCGTTTACGACGACGACAGCCTGCGGCGCCTCCCCTGCGACCTGCGCACCCGTTGCTTTGATGAGGCGGATTCACAGAACTGGTGCGTGGCCGACCGGTTGCGCGGCCTGGTCCGCTTCCGCCGGCACAGCTCGGCCGCGCGGCTGCCCATTGTCACGCACGGCCTCGATGCCGTCTTCTGCGCCGGCGCGCTGCGCTATCTCGACCCGGAGACGCGTCGCGCCGTGGTGCGACGTTACGCGGAGGTTCTGCGTCCCGGCGGGTGGCTGCTTACGGGGGGAGTGGATCTTTGCGGCGCGGTCCTGGACGGTCACCAAGTCCACCCGGGAGTCTACCGCCGCCCGCGGTGCGATTGA
- a CDS encoding C25 family cysteine peptidase has translation MPCRLIPFFALLLVLVGTARVRAEGWQARAQDWHMKLVAEDDQGLTLSLQLEESLAKELADGRLRPEARGEDDPPLVLGRWIALPASAVADVEPVSQLWSRASPAGSLDCCDLSAPVQRLGQRMASLGIQPVADDGTVLLEMTLRIRFVGGEAAQPGAVPRAGSWLQLERAGRQVLNPGLTLRQLAGRTADLPLGRYLVVGKEASLTYMANWAAWRRQQGFEVALVSSESLGVTGNYWAPIRDAAQAMAADEGLDYLLLIGDMNIDQSGYHLPGDLVPGGQYAETNWGRRIVSDHTLALLEGDDYFADVLVGRFSADNATQVSIMASRALLYDQQPTVSGDAWLSKALMVYDVAGAASRRETSLSIRQHLMARGIAPVDTIRNNRYTNPQSPTLVTNAINDGRVVVNYRGYGYRYSWNGPLFGVSNINQLSNYGRWPLVTSIVCGGGDFASANYDPCLGEAFLRVGSTSEPKGAVAFIGPSEEDTHTRWNNTINMGIYQGLLEEGIRDVGALMDRGKAELWHCFPNHRTQIWHDPGSPSQTTNAPFYFYCYNLLGDPGTRLRLGSQRTVAQPAWTPPPAGSTQLELMVSDTEGQPGAELWVCLSGSDNRRLALARTDADGRAVLDFAPLAVEASHLVIHGDDWIPLDLEFTPAPAGSNLVLLNWSAAAEDSLLAAGDEFALALRLREAGVAGSPAGRRLSVEALDDGLTVLVDEMDLPALASGEILETEGMALRLAPSVEHGRELPMRLTLREAAGELLWERRLVAVAAGARPELLQLQTLPPTPVPGAVVELLLTFRNAGPLLLDANSCRLFPSSTACTMLDADAALDPLEPGAEGAASFRLLLASGVLPGARLNLELVCFRADHSMAARLPITLAVGEAGPTDPVGPDDHGYLIYHHGDSSPRAPVYDYHDITQLGTELPMNDEGAIFNDDGVDGVSRVLPLPFPFRFYGVDYDTITVCSNGWIAMGAQPDHIIGLNTPIPAAQGPAAMVAVFWTDLYNYYGGSRFGRCYRHHDEAEHTFTIQWNNFHHTGHPYQDNWFQAVLRDPAWWPTPTSDGEILLQYQDIVTTFGEHIFTVGVERPDEAAGLQYTFNGQYPPAGQPVTSQTALLITTAERFEETALPAGERPRALAMAPAAPNPFNPETIIRLELPSAAPLQLSVYNLRGELVRRLHNGPVAAGHRQFRFHAGGLAGGVYLVEARQGGHHVVQRVLLLP, from the coding sequence ATGCCTTGCAGGTTGATCCCATTTTTCGCCCTCCTGCTTGTCCTGGTCGGTACCGCCCGGGTCCGGGCCGAGGGCTGGCAGGCCCGGGCGCAAGACTGGCACATGAAGCTGGTGGCCGAGGACGACCAGGGTTTGACCCTCAGCCTTCAGTTGGAGGAGAGCTTGGCCAAGGAGCTGGCGGATGGCCGCTTGCGGCCGGAGGCGCGGGGCGAGGACGATCCGCCCCTCGTCCTGGGCCGCTGGATCGCGCTGCCCGCCTCCGCCGTGGCGGATGTGGAGCCGGTGTCCCAGCTCTGGTCCCGGGCAAGCCCGGCGGGATCGCTTGACTGCTGCGATTTGTCGGCGCCCGTGCAGCGTCTGGGACAGCGCATGGCCAGCCTGGGCATCCAGCCCGTGGCCGATGACGGGACCGTGCTGCTCGAGATGACCCTGCGCATCCGCTTCGTGGGGGGAGAGGCCGCCCAGCCTGGCGCCGTGCCCCGCGCCGGGTCGTGGCTGCAACTGGAGCGGGCCGGACGCCAGGTGCTTAATCCGGGCTTGACCCTGCGTCAACTGGCCGGACGCACGGCGGATCTGCCCCTGGGCCGTTATCTGGTGGTGGGCAAGGAGGCGTCCCTGACCTACATGGCGAACTGGGCCGCCTGGCGCCGCCAGCAGGGCTTCGAGGTCGCCCTTGTCTCCAGCGAGTCCCTGGGCGTGACCGGCAATTACTGGGCGCCCATCCGCGACGCGGCCCAGGCCATGGCCGCGGACGAGGGGTTGGATTACCTGCTCCTGATCGGCGACATGAACATCGACCAATCCGGCTATCATCTGCCCGGCGACCTGGTGCCCGGCGGCCAGTACGCGGAAACGAACTGGGGACGGCGCATCGTCAGCGATCACACCCTGGCCCTGCTGGAGGGGGACGACTACTTCGCCGACGTGCTGGTGGGGCGCTTCTCCGCCGACAACGCCACCCAGGTCTCAATCATGGCCAGCCGCGCCCTGCTCTACGACCAGCAGCCGACGGTGTCGGGGGATGCCTGGCTGAGCAAGGCCCTCATGGTCTACGACGTGGCGGGCGCCGCCAGCCGGCGCGAGACCTCCTTGTCCATCCGACAGCACCTGATGGCGCGGGGAATTGCTCCCGTGGACACCATCCGCAACAACCGCTACACAAATCCGCAATCGCCCACCCTGGTCACCAATGCCATCAATGACGGCCGGGTGGTGGTGAACTACCGCGGTTACGGCTATCGCTATTCCTGGAACGGGCCGCTCTTCGGCGTGAGCAACATCAACCAGTTGTCCAACTACGGGCGGTGGCCGCTGGTGACCAGCATCGTCTGCGGGGGCGGGGATTTCGCCAGCGCCAATTACGACCCCTGCCTGGGCGAGGCCTTCCTGCGCGTGGGCTCGACCTCCGAGCCGAAAGGGGCCGTGGCCTTCATCGGGCCCTCCGAGGAGGACACCCACACCAGGTGGAACAACACCATCAACATGGGGATCTACCAAGGCCTGCTCGAAGAGGGCATCCGTGACGTGGGGGCCTTGATGGATCGCGGCAAGGCCGAGCTGTGGCACTGCTTTCCCAACCACCGCACCCAGATCTGGCACGACCCCGGCTCCCCCAGCCAGACGACGAACGCACCCTTCTACTTCTACTGCTACAACCTGTTGGGCGACCCCGGCACCCGCCTGCGGCTGGGCAGCCAGCGCACAGTGGCCCAACCCGCCTGGACGCCGCCGCCGGCGGGCTCCACCCAGCTCGAGCTGATGGTGAGCGACACGGAGGGACAGCCCGGCGCCGAGTTGTGGGTCTGCCTGAGCGGATCCGACAACCGCCGTCTGGCCCTGGCGCGGACGGATGCGGACGGACGGGCCGTGCTGGATTTCGCGCCGCTGGCCGTTGAGGCCTCCCACCTCGTCATCCACGGGGATGACTGGATCCCCCTCGATCTGGAGTTCACGCCCGCCCCGGCTGGATCCAACCTGGTCCTGCTGAACTGGTCCGCCGCGGCGGAGGATAGCCTGCTGGCGGCCGGCGACGAGTTCGCCCTGGCGCTGAGGCTGCGTGAGGCCGGCGTGGCCGGCAGTCCGGCCGGGCGACGGCTCTCCGTCGAGGCGCTGGACGACGGACTGACCGTGCTGGTGGACGAGATGGACTTGCCCGCCCTGGCCTCCGGGGAGATCCTGGAAACGGAAGGGATGGCCCTGCGGCTTGCCCCCAGTGTGGAGCATGGCCGGGAACTGCCCATGCGCCTGACCTTGCGCGAGGCGGCGGGCGAGCTCCTGTGGGAACGGAGGCTGGTGGCCGTGGCGGCGGGGGCGAGGCCCGAGCTGCTGCAGTTGCAGACCTTGCCGCCCACGCCCGTGCCGGGGGCGGTGGTGGAGCTGCTCCTGACCTTCCGCAATGCGGGCCCGCTGCTCCTGGATGCCAACAGCTGCCGCCTCTTTCCATCCAGTACCGCCTGCACGATGTTGGACGCCGACGCCGCCCTCGACCCGCTGGAACCGGGCGCCGAGGGTGCCGCCTCCTTCCGCCTGCTGCTGGCGTCCGGCGTGCTGCCCGGGGCGCGACTCAACCTGGAACTCGTTTGCTTCCGCGCCGACCACTCCATGGCGGCCCGCCTGCCCATCACCCTGGCCGTGGGGGAGGCCGGCCCCACGGATCCGGTGGGCCCTGACGACCACGGCTATCTCATCTACCATCACGGCGACAGCTCGCCGCGGGCCCCCGTCTACGACTACCACGACATCACACAGCTGGGGACCGAGCTTCCCATGAACGACGAGGGCGCCATCTTCAACGATGACGGCGTGGACGGAGTCAGCCGCGTGCTGCCCCTGCCCTTCCCCTTTCGCTTCTACGGCGTGGACTACGACACGATCACGGTCTGCTCCAACGGCTGGATCGCCATGGGCGCGCAGCCGGATCACATCATCGGCCTCAACACGCCCATCCCCGCGGCCCAGGGGCCGGCCGCCATGGTCGCCGTGTTCTGGACCGACCTCTACAACTACTACGGCGGCTCCCGCTTCGGCCGCTGCTACCGCCATCACGACGAAGCGGAGCACACCTTCACGATCCAGTGGAACAACTTCCACCACACGGGCCATCCCTACCAGGACAACTGGTTCCAAGCCGTGCTGCGGGATCCCGCCTGGTGGCCCACGCCCACCAGCGACGGCGAGATCCTGCTGCAGTATCAGGACATCGTCACCACCTTCGGCGAACACATCTTCACGGTGGGGGTGGAGCGCCCGGACGAGGCGGCCGGGCTGCAGTACACCTTCAACGGCCAGTACCCGCCCGCCGGGCAGCCCGTCACCAGCCAGACGGCCCTGCTCATCACCACCGCGGAGCGCTTCGAGGAGACAGCCCTGCCAGCCGGGGAGCGCCCCCGCGCCCTGGCCATGGCGCCGGCCGCCCCCAATCCCTTCAATCCGGAGACCATCATCCGGCTGGAGCTGCCCAGCGCCGCTCCACTCCAGCTCAGCGTCTACAACCTTCGGGGCGAGCTGGTGCGACGGCTCCACAACGGCCCGGTGGCGGCCGGGCACCGCCAGTTCCGCTTTCACGCCGGCGGCCTGGCGGGCGGCGTCTATCTGGTGGAGGCGCGACAAGGAGGACACCACGTCGTGCAACGTGTGCTCCTCTTGCCCTGA
- a CDS encoding HAMP domain-containing sensor histidine kinase, translating to MAISLLCIATVALLAGALMEFALSPGVGWLARPFDTSTHFGKVELAELTGDDGLDRLLNSEPRSSEPPSLKIVSTTPTQARPNRQLYLAGKVMLGGVVTARATDGSRWIAALSTSGDSTTILLNLFRADSTGESKPFWQGVLFSPAHHPHSWRDVPRLTSMRFHQSEGRGCALLSVGAAFQGWRGVVRLELTSGAVTVERHPCGLEIHFPPGPSLVDEEGRSWLALSSFAPHNGNDLGGINDTCAALLLFSPHDGRFRVIDTGDKHNSLQVQVLPDQRHLVFHSRQEIKLPDGRRGHAFLLDSWAERVLRTWWIPTLKALWLAGDDREDRSASPALHGLAGTRVVALAAADSARTLWEWPPEWALPSYRDGWLVGDEGAGTSRVISLDGRQRVVVRYAGSGHLRMESRGSSLDDALAHVVQGSSITSFTLHAVPVWSRLLRSPATRLSAEVAAFFFLLLLVLRLRRQDNLLRGILDDNSQPVGLLDPQGRLTFANQELRRLLTDPQQGPALSTLAKRLRPGTGELHQSGERWMRWLLRPVRPGRQEVGSVIFGIDETALVAAEDGRRYRSLTGLITHELKTPIAPIGLGLDQLQREVERALQPMPEGLQRIIGRMRAELDRLRQLIRHFTAISGERRHRERVDLVAALAAGARRAELAGMPGIQCSWHLPDKAEVVGDAETLALVFGSLFNNAVEAMEHRGRLMIGLVPASDMATSGWTIFIEDTGRGVPAEIRHRIWEPGFSSRRGGYGYGLYFARHLLQDLGGQISLDPSAAGGTLVRIDLPQAPAGLEPSDKLEDV from the coding sequence ATGGCTATCAGCCTGCTGTGCATCGCCACCGTGGCCCTGCTGGCGGGAGCGCTGATGGAGTTTGCGCTGTCCCCCGGGGTGGGCTGGCTGGCCAGGCCCTTTGACACGAGCACCCACTTCGGCAAGGTGGAGCTGGCCGAGCTGACCGGCGACGACGGCCTGGACCGACTTCTCAACAGCGAGCCGCGGTCCTCCGAACCCCCCTCCCTCAAGATTGTCTCGACCACGCCGACGCAGGCCCGCCCGAACCGCCAGCTCTACCTGGCGGGCAAGGTCATGCTGGGGGGCGTCGTGACGGCCCGCGCGACCGATGGCAGCCGGTGGATCGCCGCCTTGTCCACCAGCGGCGACAGCACGACGATCCTGCTCAACCTGTTCCGGGCCGACTCGACCGGGGAGAGCAAGCCCTTCTGGCAGGGCGTGCTGTTCTCCCCGGCCCACCACCCCCATTCCTGGCGGGATGTGCCGCGCCTGACCAGCATGCGCTTCCATCAGTCGGAAGGCCGCGGGTGCGCCCTGCTCTCCGTGGGCGCGGCCTTCCAGGGATGGCGGGGCGTGGTGCGGCTGGAATTGACATCCGGCGCCGTCACCGTGGAGCGCCACCCCTGCGGCCTGGAGATCCACTTTCCGCCAGGACCGTCCCTGGTGGATGAGGAGGGCCGGTCCTGGCTGGCCCTGAGCAGTTTCGCGCCCCACAACGGCAACGACCTGGGTGGCATCAACGACACATGCGCCGCCCTCCTGCTTTTCTCGCCGCACGACGGCCGCTTCCGCGTGATCGACACGGGCGATAAACACAATTCGCTTCAGGTCCAGGTCCTGCCCGACCAGCGGCATCTCGTCTTTCATTCGCGCCAGGAGATCAAGTTGCCGGATGGACGCCGCGGGCACGCCTTCCTTTTGGACAGCTGGGCGGAGCGGGTGCTGCGGACCTGGTGGATACCAACGCTGAAGGCCCTGTGGCTGGCCGGGGACGACCGGGAAGACAGGAGCGCCAGTCCTGCGCTGCATGGCCTGGCCGGGACCCGGGTGGTGGCGTTGGCGGCGGCGGATTCGGCCAGGACACTGTGGGAATGGCCGCCGGAATGGGCCTTGCCGTCCTACCGGGACGGCTGGCTGGTCGGCGACGAGGGGGCGGGGACCAGCAGGGTGATCAGCCTGGATGGCCGCCAGCGGGTCGTAGTGCGCTACGCCGGATCCGGCCACCTGCGCATGGAATCCCGCGGTTCCAGTCTGGACGACGCCCTGGCCCATGTGGTGCAGGGATCCTCCATCACTTCTTTCACCTTGCACGCCGTGCCGGTCTGGAGCCGCCTGCTGCGCAGCCCGGCCACGCGCCTGTCGGCCGAGGTGGCGGCTTTCTTCTTCCTGCTGCTGCTGGTTTTGCGCTTGCGCCGCCAGGACAACCTGCTGCGCGGCATCCTGGACGACAACTCCCAGCCGGTGGGGCTGCTGGATCCCCAAGGACGCCTCACCTTCGCCAACCAGGAGTTGCGTCGTCTGCTGACGGATCCACAGCAGGGACCCGCCTTGAGTACGCTGGCAAAACGCCTCCGTCCCGGTACCGGCGAGTTGCATCAATCGGGTGAGCGCTGGATGCGCTGGCTCCTGCGGCCCGTCCGCCCCGGCAGGCAGGAGGTGGGGAGCGTCATCTTCGGCATCGACGAAACGGCCCTGGTGGCCGCCGAGGACGGGCGCCGCTACCGGTCCCTGACCGGTCTGATCACCCACGAGCTGAAGACGCCCATCGCGCCCATCGGCCTGGGCCTGGACCAGCTGCAGCGCGAGGTTGAGCGCGCCCTGCAACCCATGCCGGAGGGATTGCAGCGGATCATCGGCCGCATGCGGGCGGAGTTGGATCGCTTGCGCCAGTTGATCCGACACTTCACCGCCATCTCCGGCGAGCGCCGCCATCGGGAGAGAGTGGACCTGGTGGCGGCTCTGGCCGCGGGCGCCCGGCGCGCCGAATTGGCCGGCATGCCCGGAATCCAGTGCAGCTGGCACCTGCCCGACAAGGCGGAGGTGGTGGGCGACGCCGAAACCCTGGCCCTCGTCTTCGGCAGCCTGTTCAACAACGCCGTTGAAGCCATGGAGCACCGGGGCCGCCTGATGATCGGCCTGGTGCCGGCCAGCGACATGGCCACGAGCGGTTGGACGATCTTCATCGAGGACACGGGGCGCGGCGTGCCCGCCGAGATCCGGCACCGCATCTGGGAGCCGGGCTTCAGTTCGAGGCGGGGGGGCTATGGCTACGGCCTCTACTTCGCCCGCCACCTGTTGCAGGACCTGGGCGGCCAGATCAGCCTCGACCCCTCGGCGGCGGGGGGCACCCTGGTCCGCATCGATCTGCCGCAGGCTCCCGCTGGGCTGGAGCCGTCGGACAAGCTGGAGGACGTCTGA